In Micromonospora sp. NBC_01813, the following are encoded in one genomic region:
- a CDS encoding LamG-like jellyroll fold domain-containing protein has product MRRAIGRASRRIAILTLLVFGLTVAVPAGAAPADTWPVSWLWSWATQRPLWSAAMAALGAPAMAGPAPFSGDHHVPAEATRADGGAGRPVSQAAGTLPPYQPHDPALPTTATGVAEPGFDATTSRRNAAEATARTDVYTNADGSTTVRTYSRPVNYQATDGSWRPIDNALVERGDGRLHMRANSLQVSVAETTGDSDLGVLALPGGQRIAYELDGAADVDAEVDGNTATYRDILPETDLELITFDAGLKETLILRSPQAPSTWVFPLTLTGLTPRLTAEGWVELVDADGTPRAWFPRGFMEDSNVHPQSGAPAQSPDVDFEIVDQPGGGQALQVTADRAWLDDPARVYPVRVDPTATTGTTGDVYVDSDTLTTNHNGDNLPVGTYDGGDVKARSFIHFDEFDDDGFIGKRITAANLKLYLSWAYSCSEHRAFNVHRVNQAWTVANLSTATHPGPAISSSIGSLTVNDNYPSCQNTSGNRSVGKWVTVPLNVATFNDWSTGGVNEGLALTASETDSNGWKRFTSANYGGGAYKPYVELTYTNNVAPQVNVRYPANNAVTPTLTPELLVRAKDPDAWPNQGLRYQYVVYDSTGATVVANSGWVTSPSWRVPTGTLAWNKTYLYTVRVHDQVTYSAVYPAYAFTTGVPQPTLAGSLSQNAGKGYDPGIGNYTTSATDATVATVGPSLTITRNYNSLDTRRTSAFGTGWSSLLDVRATAVPDAAGSVQSVLVTYPTGQDIAFGRNANGTFTAPSGRFATFTETRSGTTLTGYTLTDKDASVYTFGQSSGGGVFRLTAVTDANGRTLTIQYTSGLASRITGAAGRSLWLTWNTPAGSAHPHVATVATDPAQPGAPTSAETWQYTYGPDDTLVQVCPPTGPGACHGYSHTTVSPYANTVLDTGPYSYWPLSEPAGATVARSAVLANAGIDNARYAAVSAGQPAARPGSTATVAAFNGTSSYLQLPGDLVADGQYQTVSMWFRTTAVNGVLFGYSAAPVTAGTTPTTYVPALYVGSDGRLRGQFWQGNAAAAITTAAPVNDGDWHHVALAGAGNTQTLYLDGVSQGSLGGIIMQLPDNADNIHVGAGFIGGNWPGHQNSGVNPAAASYFSGSISDVAFHNQALPAATVAALHTAGTRTHPVLSTVNRPTGGVTAQVTYQGTTGRVATVTDENGGVWTMGTPTVAGSADVYAASVLGAKPADYWRLGEVAATEAVNQVNGGVATYNQVTLGAAGPFAGATGASFNGSNSYVELPPERIGGTAPASVEMWFKMPSSATGGGVLYGFQTNPLSTGTLTGNWIPALYVGADGKLRGKWCRCLGTNQPITTAGTVRDDKWHHVAFTFSGSVQRMYLDGDLIGTLNEAGEVTTSAYAYLGAGFAHGGWPSSPGSVSYFPGQIAEAAFFTSELSQAQVSAHYAASQQTAPVAVTMISGVATAIPMPVSQVAVTTPTGETISYSYDLVNGGRPVAQTDALGNVTKFGYDVGGYSSLVYDPIGVWSQTFQDVRGNTKQSVSCQDQSTNKCSSVYYTYYPDATTTTLTPDARNDLLLTVRDGRSTSETDDTYRTSYAYDTKGNQTTITDPLGRVTATGYTDGTSTAAYGGGIAPAGLPTRVTTPGGAVQTVDYYANGDVAQVTDPGGKITRFTYDGLGRTLTETELSDTFPTGLTTTFTYDAAGRVATETEPAVTNRVTGAVHTARTTYTYDADGNVLTETAADLTGGDAPRTEQHTYNQYGQQVTSSTPSGTVTTLGYDAYGRVVTETDHDGGVTTNTYDAEGNLLTTTVVGFTGDPDDPQPASDVLISAKSYDPAGRLAAETDPMGWSTEYTYTDNGLIADVTRTDGTSSFVVESNTYDAAGNLIREVTDDGATVVTYAYDAAGRQTSATVDPDGLKRTIHYGYDADDNVVTERQADAGGATVSFSETLYDPAGEVLAETEYPSIAGPTPVLRWRLDETAGAAAADSAGNNPGTVSSTAWTTGHGGAAGFNGTDSVIESDGPAFDTGRGFTVAAWVYLTDNGDLRKAISAPGDQQDAFDLTYDQPTDRWRFRTVGVDVTNPASTTVRSTSAPAVNTWTHLAGVYDATTGTMTIYVNGTAQGSATAPRPFTARGPLVVGAGKWNGLRGNFWPGEISDVQAYQKALSAAEVAAVHGGTAPAADAHVVRESYRVDDNGEVVAATDANGHTTYVTYDEGGNAVKTTAPAAYAQTVDSPSPVLANAVSWVGYNTFDEVTDTLDPSGNWSVTSYDADGRMVGEQLPAYTRPGTSTPITPEITHSYDPSGQLASVTDPFGETTDYTYDQLGRLTKVVTPNDGTTRFEYNLAGDLLATTDPTGAVASSTYDYLGRQATSTDVVRQTGTNHTTTYSYGPGGRLAQVTGPTGVTTAATYNAVGQPLTVTDGAGNVTEYTYDGAGRAVRTTLPDDSYTNTHYDLTGRVLATAMYDAAGTQLSRETTSYDRAGNVIAATDARDTTATFEYDATGALTTHTQPISGSDDIVTTFGYDLSGNRTRFTDGRGNAFWTAYNPWHLPEKQIEPSTTAHPTAADRTFSVAYDAAGRPTHQFLPGGVTISSEYDEMGQLLRQEGSGAEATTVDRVFDYDLGGRMTAFSGGGGTNTISYDDRDLPLSISGPVGSASFTYNAAGQLASRQDAAGTTSYGYDTAGRLANLTNPTAGVTMGYTYNNLSQVSQITYGGTGNRRQFTFDDLHRLTGDTLKTSGGTQIAAIGYDWDANDNLVSKTTTGFGGAAVSNSYSYDLADRLTSWNNGSATVVYAYDKSGNRVQNGSKLFSYDQRNRLLTADGTTYTYTARGTLAAAGTVTTTTDAFGQVYSQQTGGGGGPRTYDYDALGRAVRPGFAYAGVGNDLAADDTATYVRGPSGEVVGGTAGGTQRLAWTDLHTDVVGQFTATGTTLSGATTYDPLGKVLASTGIIGSLGYQSEWTDALTSRVNMHARWYNSETGQFDTRDSASNSPVPDSIAANRYQYGDGTPLTTIDPTGHWGNPFKAAAKLASKATSKVSSATRRAVSSVSSYGSAAYQKAKKVTKTAAKKVTTAAKKKVNQVKAKAAKVKSKVKKTYAKAKKAVKKKANQAKKYVAQKAAKAKQKVKQKVAQVKQAAKKVAAKATRVVKKTVSVVKDAANATGKWVVEHKDTILEVAAIVGAVVAGLACTAVTAGVGAVACMVGAGALINLAKDVAQGDIHSVGDALGSLGTGAIMGLAGGAGGAIAAKVGTAIAAKAGSGVTARLATDAVENGVSDVISQAATTGRVDVKAAALGMVPGLNLVGRKGGGAGPARAPPGRGGSTAGGGSGPGCRTHSFDPATRVLMADGTSRPIADVNVGDQVVATDPVSGTSLPKPVTQLHRNTDRELTDVRVRTGDGGGDSGSVVLETTPNHPFWDEGRQTWVDAGELEPGTQLRVAGRGEATVVSVETRRDEREMRDLTVADTHTYHVIAGNHPVLVHNCNVADRARSAARSAPEDATMTAAARFKGSNLTEVGYSGPSSRPRYLEPEIENELHHGGQMFAGDAGNCAEVRACNLLIANHGAAFEEKVGRPLTLADIEFVTVRSSTGIAEPACLSCQSVLVRGGATDLSR; this is encoded by the coding sequence ATGCGCCGTGCCATTGGTCGTGCGTCCCGTCGGATCGCCATCCTCACACTGCTCGTCTTCGGGCTGACCGTGGCCGTGCCGGCCGGCGCCGCACCGGCCGACACCTGGCCGGTCTCCTGGCTGTGGTCGTGGGCCACGCAACGCCCACTGTGGTCGGCGGCGATGGCGGCGCTAGGCGCGCCGGCGATGGCCGGCCCAGCGCCGTTCAGCGGCGACCACCACGTGCCCGCCGAGGCGACCAGGGCCGACGGCGGCGCCGGTCGGCCGGTCAGTCAGGCAGCCGGCACCCTGCCGCCGTACCAGCCGCACGACCCGGCGCTGCCGACCACCGCGACCGGGGTCGCCGAGCCCGGCTTCGACGCCACGACCAGCCGCCGCAACGCCGCCGAGGCCACCGCCCGGACCGACGTCTACACCAACGCCGACGGTTCGACCACAGTGCGCACCTACAGCCGACCGGTCAACTACCAGGCCACCGACGGCAGTTGGCGACCGATCGACAACGCACTCGTCGAGCGCGGCGACGGCCGGCTGCACATGCGCGCCAACAGCCTGCAGGTCAGCGTCGCCGAGACCACCGGCGACTCCGACCTCGGGGTGCTGGCGCTGCCCGGCGGCCAGCGGATCGCCTACGAGCTGGACGGTGCCGCCGACGTCGACGCCGAGGTCGACGGCAACACCGCCACCTACCGGGACATCCTGCCGGAAACCGACCTGGAGTTGATCACCTTCGACGCCGGGCTCAAGGAGACGTTGATCCTGCGGTCACCGCAGGCACCGTCGACCTGGGTGTTTCCGCTGACCCTCACCGGGCTGACCCCTCGACTCACCGCCGAGGGCTGGGTCGAACTGGTCGACGCCGACGGCACCCCACGTGCCTGGTTCCCGCGCGGCTTCATGGAGGACAGCAACGTCCACCCGCAGTCCGGCGCACCCGCGCAGTCACCCGACGTCGACTTCGAGATCGTCGACCAACCCGGCGGCGGTCAGGCACTGCAGGTCACCGCCGACCGGGCCTGGCTCGACGACCCGGCCCGGGTCTACCCGGTAAGGGTGGACCCGACCGCCACCACCGGCACCACCGGCGACGTTTACGTCGACAGCGACACCCTGACCACCAACCACAACGGCGACAACCTGCCGGTCGGCACCTACGACGGCGGCGACGTCAAGGCCCGCTCGTTCATCCACTTCGACGAGTTCGACGACGACGGCTTCATCGGCAAGCGGATCACCGCAGCCAACCTGAAGCTCTACCTGAGCTGGGCGTACAGCTGCAGCGAGCACCGGGCGTTCAACGTGCACCGGGTCAACCAGGCGTGGACGGTGGCGAACCTGTCCACCGCCACCCACCCCGGACCAGCGATCTCCAGCTCGATCGGCTCGCTGACCGTCAACGACAACTATCCGTCCTGCCAGAACACCTCCGGCAACCGCAGCGTCGGCAAATGGGTGACCGTCCCGCTCAACGTCGCCACCTTCAACGACTGGTCCACCGGTGGGGTCAACGAAGGGCTCGCGCTGACCGCCTCGGAGACCGACTCGAACGGTTGGAAGCGGTTCACCTCGGCCAACTACGGCGGCGGCGCCTACAAGCCGTACGTCGAACTGACCTACACCAACAACGTCGCGCCGCAGGTCAACGTCCGCTACCCGGCCAACAACGCGGTCACCCCGACGCTCACCCCGGAACTGCTGGTGCGGGCCAAGGACCCGGACGCGTGGCCCAACCAGGGACTGCGCTACCAGTACGTCGTCTACGACAGCACCGGCGCCACCGTCGTGGCCAACTCCGGCTGGGTGACCAGCCCGTCGTGGCGGGTACCGACCGGCACCCTGGCCTGGAACAAGACCTACCTGTACACGGTCCGGGTGCACGACCAGGTGACCTACAGCGCCGTCTACCCGGCGTACGCGTTCACCACCGGCGTGCCGCAACCCACCCTGGCCGGCAGCCTCAGCCAGAACGCCGGCAAAGGCTACGACCCGGGTATCGGCAACTACACCACCTCAGCGACCGACGCGACCGTCGCCACGGTCGGCCCGTCACTGACCATCACCCGCAACTACAACAGCCTGGACACCCGGCGTACGTCGGCGTTCGGCACCGGCTGGTCGAGCCTGCTCGACGTCCGCGCCACCGCCGTGCCCGACGCCGCCGGCAGCGTCCAGTCGGTCCTGGTCACCTACCCGACCGGGCAGGACATCGCGTTCGGGCGCAACGCCAACGGCACCTTCACCGCCCCGTCCGGCCGGTTCGCCACCTTCACCGAGACCCGCAGCGGCACCACGCTGACCGGCTACACCCTGACCGACAAGGACGCCTCGGTCTACACGTTCGGGCAGTCCTCAGGCGGCGGCGTGTTCCGGCTGACCGCGGTCACCGACGCCAACGGCCGCACCCTGACCATCCAGTACACCAGCGGACTGGCCAGCCGGATCACCGGTGCCGCCGGCCGGTCGCTGTGGCTGACCTGGAACACCCCGGCCGGATCGGCCCACCCGCACGTCGCCACCGTCGCCACCGACCCGGCCCAGCCGGGCGCGCCGACCAGCGCCGAGACCTGGCAGTACACGTACGGTCCGGACGACACCCTGGTGCAGGTCTGCCCGCCGACCGGGCCGGGCGCCTGCCACGGGTACAGCCACACCACCGTCTCCCCGTACGCCAACACGGTGTTGGACACCGGGCCGTACTCGTACTGGCCGTTGTCGGAGCCAGCCGGGGCGACGGTGGCCCGCAGCGCCGTGCTGGCCAACGCCGGCATCGACAACGCCCGGTACGCCGCCGTCAGTGCCGGCCAGCCGGCGGCCCGCCCCGGCTCGACCGCCACCGTCGCCGCCTTCAACGGCACCTCGTCGTACCTGCAGCTGCCGGGTGACCTGGTCGCCGACGGCCAGTACCAGACGGTCAGCATGTGGTTCCGCACCACCGCCGTCAACGGCGTGCTGTTCGGCTACAGCGCCGCACCGGTCACCGCCGGCACCACACCCACCACGTACGTGCCGGCGCTGTACGTCGGCAGCGACGGCCGGCTCCGCGGCCAGTTCTGGCAGGGCAACGCCGCCGCCGCGATCACCACCGCCGCGCCGGTCAACGACGGCGACTGGCACCACGTGGCGCTCGCCGGGGCCGGCAACACCCAGACCCTCTACCTCGACGGTGTCTCCCAGGGCAGCCTCGGCGGCATCATCATGCAGCTGCCCGACAACGCCGACAACATCCATGTCGGTGCCGGGTTCATCGGCGGCAACTGGCCTGGTCACCAGAACAGCGGCGTCAACCCTGCGGCGGCCAGCTACTTCTCCGGCTCGATCTCCGACGTGGCGTTCCACAACCAGGCGTTGCCGGCGGCCACCGTCGCCGCCCTGCACACCGCCGGCACCCGCACCCACCCGGTGCTGTCGACGGTGAACCGGCCGACCGGCGGCGTCACCGCACAGGTCACCTACCAGGGCACCACCGGCCGGGTCGCGACCGTCACCGACGAGAACGGCGGCGTCTGGACCATGGGCACCCCGACCGTGGCCGGCAGCGCCGACGTCTACGCCGCCTCGGTGCTCGGCGCCAAGCCGGCCGACTACTGGCGCCTCGGTGAGGTGGCGGCCACCGAGGCCGTCAACCAGGTCAACGGCGGCGTCGCCACCTACAACCAGGTCACCCTCGGCGCGGCCGGACCCTTCGCCGGTGCCACCGGAGCCTCGTTCAACGGCAGCAACTCGTACGTGGAGCTGCCACCGGAACGGATCGGCGGCACCGCGCCCGCCTCAGTCGAGATGTGGTTCAAGATGCCGTCCAGCGCCACCGGCGGCGGAGTTCTCTACGGCTTCCAAACCAACCCGCTCAGCACCGGCACCCTCACCGGAAACTGGATTCCGGCACTGTACGTCGGCGCCGACGGCAAACTACGCGGCAAGTGGTGCCGCTGCCTGGGCACCAACCAGCCGATCACCACCGCCGGAACGGTCCGCGACGACAAGTGGCACCACGTGGCGTTCACCTTTTCGGGCAGCGTCCAGCGGATGTACCTCGACGGCGACCTGATCGGCACCCTCAACGAAGCCGGTGAGGTCACCACCTCCGCGTACGCCTACCTCGGCGCCGGCTTCGCGCACGGCGGCTGGCCGTCCTCACCCGGGTCGGTGAGCTACTTCCCGGGGCAGATCGCCGAAGCGGCGTTCTTCACCAGCGAACTCAGCCAGGCCCAGGTCAGCGCGCACTACGCCGCGTCGCAGCAGACCGCCCCGGTCGCCGTCACCATGATCTCCGGGGTGGCCACCGCGATCCCGATGCCGGTGTCCCAGGTCGCGGTCACCACCCCCACCGGGGAGACCATCTCCTACAGCTACGACCTGGTCAACGGCGGCCGGCCGGTGGCGCAGACCGACGCGCTCGGCAACGTCACCAAGTTCGGCTACGACGTCGGCGGCTACAGCAGCCTCGTCTACGACCCGATCGGGGTGTGGAGTCAGACGTTCCAGGACGTGCGCGGCAACACCAAACAGAGCGTCAGCTGCCAGGACCAGTCAACGAACAAGTGCTCCTCGGTGTACTACACGTACTACCCGGACGCGACGACCACCACGCTGACCCCGGACGCCCGCAACGACCTGCTGCTCACCGTCCGCGACGGCCGGTCGACGTCGGAGACCGACGACACCTACCGCACGTCGTACGCGTACGACACGAAGGGCAACCAGACCACGATCACCGACCCGCTGGGCCGGGTCACCGCCACCGGCTACACCGACGGCACCAGCACCGCCGCGTACGGCGGCGGGATCGCCCCGGCCGGCCTGCCGACCCGGGTCACCACCCCGGGTGGGGCCGTCCAGACCGTCGACTACTACGCCAACGGCGACGTCGCCCAGGTCACCGACCCCGGCGGCAAGATCACCCGATTCACGTACGACGGGTTGGGTCGCACCCTGACCGAGACGGAGCTCAGCGACACCTTCCCGACCGGGCTGACCACCACCTTCACCTACGACGCCGCCGGGCGGGTCGCCACCGAGACCGAACCGGCGGTGACCAACCGGGTCACCGGCGCGGTGCACACCGCCCGCACCACGTACACCTACGACGCCGACGGCAACGTGCTCACCGAAACCGCCGCCGACCTGACCGGCGGCGACGCGCCCCGCACCGAGCAGCACACCTACAACCAGTACGGCCAGCAGGTCACCTCCAGCACCCCGAGCGGTACGGTCACCACCCTCGGCTACGACGCGTACGGCCGGGTGGTCACCGAGACCGACCACGACGGCGGCGTCACCACCAACACCTACGACGCCGAAGGCAACCTGCTGACCACCACCGTGGTCGGGTTCACCGGTGACCCGGACGACCCGCAGCCCGCCTCCGACGTGCTGATCTCGGCGAAGTCGTACGACCCGGCCGGCCGGCTCGCCGCCGAAACCGACCCGATGGGCTGGAGCACCGAGTACACGTACACCGACAACGGGCTGATCGCCGACGTCACCCGCACCGACGGCACCTCGTCGTTCGTGGTCGAGTCCAACACCTACGACGCGGCCGGCAACCTGATCCGCGAGGTCACCGACGACGGCGCGACCGTCGTCACGTACGCCTACGACGCCGCCGGCCGGCAGACGTCGGCCACCGTCGACCCGGACGGGCTGAAACGCACCATCCACTACGGCTACGACGCCGACGACAACGTGGTCACCGAACGCCAGGCCGACGCGGGCGGCGCCACGGTCAGCTTCAGCGAGACCCTGTACGACCCGGCCGGCGAGGTGCTCGCCGAAACCGAGTACCCGTCGATCGCCGGTCCCACCCCGGTGCTGCGCTGGCGGCTCGACGAGACCGCGGGGGCGGCCGCCGCCGACTCCGCCGGCAACAACCCCGGCACCGTATCCAGCACCGCCTGGACCACCGGGCACGGCGGCGCGGCCGGCTTCAACGGCACCGACTCGGTCATCGAGAGCGACGGCCCGGCGTTCGACACCGGACGCGGCTTCACCGTGGCCGCCTGGGTGTACCTGACCGACAACGGCGACCTGCGGAAGGCGATCTCCGCGCCCGGCGACCAGCAGGACGCCTTCGACCTGACCTACGACCAGCCGACCGACCGGTGGCGGTTCCGCACCGTCGGCGTCGACGTGACCAACCCCGCCAGCACCACCGTGCGTTCGACCAGCGCGCCAGCGGTGAACACCTGGACCCATCTGGCCGGCGTCTACGACGCCACCACCGGCACGATGACCATCTACGTCAACGGCACCGCGCAGGGCAGCGCCACCGCACCCCGGCCGTTCACCGCCCGCGGCCCGCTGGTGGTCGGCGCCGGCAAGTGGAACGGCCTGCGCGGCAACTTCTGGCCCGGCGAGATCAGCGACGTGCAGGCGTACCAGAAGGCACTGAGCGCCGCCGAGGTCGCCGCCGTGCACGGCGGCACCGCGCCGGCCGCCGACGCCCACGTGGTTCGGGAAAGCTACCGGGTCGACGACAACGGCGAGGTCGTCGCCGCCACCGACGCCAACGGCCACACCACGTACGTCACCTACGACGAGGGCGGCAACGCGGTCAAGACCACCGCGCCGGCGGCGTACGCCCAGACCGTCGACAGCCCGTCGCCGGTGTTGGCCAACGCCGTCTCCTGGGTCGGCTACAACACGTTCGACGAGGTCACCGACACCCTCGACCCGTCCGGCAACTGGTCGGTGACCAGTTACGACGCCGACGGCCGGATGGTCGGCGAGCAACTGCCGGCGTACACCCGGCCGGGCACCAGCACCCCGATCACCCCGGAGATCACCCACAGCTACGACCCGTCGGGGCAGTTGGCCTCGGTGACCGACCCGTTCGGCGAGACCACCGACTACACCTACGACCAGCTGGGCCGGTTGACGAAGGTGGTCACCCCGAACGACGGCACCACCCGCTTCGAGTACAACCTGGCCGGTGACCTGCTGGCCACCACCGACCCGACCGGCGCCGTCGCCAGCTCCACCTACGACTATCTGGGCCGGCAGGCCACCAGCACCGACGTGGTCCGGCAGACCGGCACCAACCACACCACGACCTACAGCTACGGCCCCGGTGGTCGACTCGCCCAGGTGACCGGCCCGACCGGGGTGACCACCGCCGCGACGTACAACGCCGTCGGGCAGCCGCTGACCGTCACCGACGGGGCCGGCAACGTCACCGAGTACACCTACGACGGCGCCGGCCGGGCGGTCCGGACCACCCTTCCCGACGACAGCTACACCAACACCCACTACGACCTGACCGGCCGGGTCCTCGCCACCGCCATGTACGACGCGGCCGGCACCCAACTGTCGCGGGAAACCACCAGCTACGACCGGGCCGGCAACGTGATTGCCGCCACCGACGCGCGCGACACGACTGCCACCTTCGAGTACGACGCCACCGGCGCGCTCACCACGCACACCCAGCCGATCTCCGGCTCCGACGACATCGTCACCACCTTCGGCTACGACCTGTCCGGCAACCGGACCCGGTTCACCGACGGACGCGGCAACGCCTTCTGGACCGCGTACAACCCGTGGCATCTGCCGGAGAAGCAGATCGAACCGTCCACCACGGCGCACCCGACGGCGGCCGACCGGACGTTCAGCGTCGCCTACGACGCCGCCGGCCGACCCACCCACCAGTTCCTGCCCGGCGGGGTCACCATCAGCAGCGAGTACGACGAGATGGGGCAGCTGCTGCGCCAGGAAGGCTCCGGGGCCGAGGCGACCACCGTGGACCGGGTCTTCGACTACGACCTCGGCGGCCGGATGACCGCGTTCTCCGGCGGCGGCGGCACCAACACGATCAGCTACGACGACCGGGATCTGCCGCTGTCGATCAGCGGTCCGGTCGGCTCCGCGTCGTTCACGTACAACGCCGCCGGGCAGCTGGCCAGCCGCCAGGACGCCGCCGGCACCACCAGCTACGGCTACGACACCGCCGGTCGGCTGGCCAACCTGACCAACCCGACCGCCGGCGTTACCATGGGGTACACGTACAACAACCTGTCGCAGGTTTCGCAGATCACCTACGGCGGGACCGGCAACCGCCGGCAGTTCACCTTCGATGACCTGCACCGGCTCACCGGCGACACGCTGAAAACCTCCGGCGGTACGCAGATCGCGGCGATCGGCTACGACTGGGACGCCAACGACAACCTGGTCTCGAAGACGACCACCGGTTTCGGTGGGGCCGCGGTCAGCAACAGTTACAGCTACGACCTGGCGGACCGGCTGACGTCCTGGAACAACGGTTCGGCGACGGTGGTGTACGCGTACGACAAGTCTGGGAACCGGGTGCAGAACGGCAGCAAGCTGTTCAGCTACGACCAGCGGAACCGGCTGTTGACCGCCGATGGGACGACGTACACGTACACCGCCCGTGGCACCCTGGCTGCGGCCGGCACGGTGACGACGACGACTGATGCGTTCGGTCAGGTGTACAGCCAGCAGACCGGGGGTGGCGGGGGGCCGCGCACGTACGACTATGACGCGTTGGGTCGGGCGGTGCGGCCGGGGTTCGCGTACGCGGGGGTCGGTAACGACCTGGCGGCCGACGACACGGCGACGTATGTGCGGGGACCGTCGGGTGAGGTGGTGGGCGGGACCGCTGGTGGGACGCAGCGGTTGGCGTGGACGGATCTGCACACCGACGTGGTGGGTCAGTTCACTGCGACCGGGACGACGCTGTCGGGTGCGACGACGTATGACCCGCTCGGCAAGGTCCTGGCCAGCACCGGGATCATCGGGAGTCTGGGTTACCAGTCGGAGTGGACCGATGCGTTGACGTCGCGGGTGAACATGCACGCCCGCTGGTACAACTCGGAGACGGGGCAGTTCGACACGCGGGATTCGGCGAGTAACAGTCCGGTGCCGGATTCGATCGCGGCGAACCGGTACCAGTATGGCGATGGGACGCCGTTGACGACGATCGACCCGACGGGGCATTGGGGTAACCCGTTCAAGGCGGCGGCGAAGTTGGCGTCGAAGGCGACGTCGAAGGTGTCGAGTGCGACCCGTCGTGCGGTGTCCAGTGTGTCGAGTTACGGCAGTGCGGCCTATCAGAAGGCGAAGAAGGTCACGAAGACCGCTGCGAAGAAGGTCACCACCGCGGCGAAGAAGAAGGTCAACCAGGTCAAGGCGAAGGCCGCGAAGGTCAAGAGCAAGGTGAAGAAGACGTACGCCAAGGCGAAGAAGGCGGTGAAGAAGAAGGCCAATCAGGCGAAGAAGTACGTGGCGCAGAAGGCCGCGAAGGCGAAACAGAAGGTGAAGCAGAAGGTCGCCCAGGTCAAACAGGCGGCGAAGAAGGTCGCTGCGAAGGCGACGCGGGTGGTGAAGAAGACCGTCAGCGTGGTGAAGGACGCGGCGAACGCGACGGGGAAGTGGGTGGTGGAGCACAAGGACACCATCCTGGAGGTCGCCGCGATCGTGGGTGCGGTGGTGGCCGGGTTGGCGTGTACGGCGGTGACCGCTGGTGTGGGTGCGGTGGCCTGCATGGTGGGTGCGGGTGCGTTGATCAATCTGGCGAAGGATGTGGCGCAGGGCGACATTCATTCGGTGGGTGATGCGCTCGGTTCGCTCGGTACCGGGGCGATCATGGGTCTGGCCGGCGGTGCCGGTGGAGCGATCGCGGCGAAGGTGGGTACGGCGATTGCCGCGAAGGCTGGTTCGGGGGTGACTGCCCGGTTGGCCACCGACGCGGTGGAGAACGGTGTCTCGGATGTGATCTCGCAGGCGGCGACGACCGGTCGGGTGGATGTGAAGGCTGCGGCGTTGGGGATGGTGCCTGGTCTGAATCTGGTGGGTCGTAAGGGCGGTGGGGCTGGTCCGGCGCGGGCGCCACCTGGTCGCGGCGGCAGCACGGCCGGCGGTGGATCAGGTCCGGGTTGTCGTACACACAGCTTTGATCCCGCGACGCGGGTGTTGATGGCCGATGGCACGTCGCGTCCGATCGCTGATGTCAACGTCGGCGACCAGGTGGTGGCGACCGACCCGGTGTCCGGGACGTCGCTGCCGAAACCGGTCACCCAGTTGCATCGCAACACCGACCGCGAGTTGACCGATGTGCGGGTGCGTACCGGCGACGGTGGTGGTGACAGCGGCTCGGTGGTGTTGGAGACGACGCCGAATCATCCGTTCTGGGATGAGGGTCGGCAGACATGGGTCGACGCGGGCGAACTGGAGCCGGGCACCCAGTTGCGAGTGGCTGGTCGTGGTGAGGCCACGGTGGTGTCGGTCGAGACACGCCGTGACGAGCGGGAGATGCGCGACCTGACAGTCGCCGACACCCACACGTACCATGTCATCGCGGGCAACCACCCGGTCCTCGTCCACAACTGCAATGTGGCGGATAGGGCACGGTCTGCAGCCAGAAGCGCGCCTGAAGACGCGACGATGACAGCCGCCGCAAGATTCAAGGGTAGTAATCTAACCGAGGTTGGATACTCGGGGCCTTCATCCCGCCCGAGGTACCTTGAGCCGGAAATTGAGAACGAGCTGCACCACGGAGGTCAGATGTTTGCGGGAGACGCGGGCAACTGCGCAGAGGTCCGCGCTTGCAATTTGCTGATCGCAAACCATGGGGCGGCGTTCGAGGAGAAAGTCGGCCGACCGCTTACTCTTGCGGACATCGAGTTCGTCACGGTTCGAAGCTCTACCGGAATTGCTGAGCCGGCTTGTCTATCCTGTCAAAGCGTCCTTGTTCGAGGTGGCGCCACGGATCTATCGAGATGA
- a CDS encoding SUKH-3 domain-containing protein, producing the protein MRFFSSDVVDMLERAGWESGRHVAIDDLTGSLRSFGFAVSEAAIDFLTEFAFIRLEHEPSIVLNAKKSFCWTSFDPAVVATRRDARISDRCSSVVGKSLCPVGTDGFHFTIYVAGDGSFFAGRDASVFQYGESVEVLLRAICNGVRPTKISEWIIE; encoded by the coding sequence ATGCGTTTCTTTTCCTCTGACGTCGTTGACATGCTCGAACGTGCTGGCTGGGAGTCGGGCAGGCATGTGGCGATCGACGATCTAACTGGCTCGTTGCGTTCATTTGGTTTTGCCGTATCGGAGGCGGCAATAGATTTCTTGACGGAGTTCGCTTTTATTAGATTGGAGCATGAGCCAAGTATTGTGCTTAATGCCAAGAAGTCGTTTTGTTGGACAAGCTTCGATCCAGCGGTTGTTGCTACGCGCCGCGATGCGCGTATCTCTGATAGGTGCTCATCGGTTGTTGGAAAGAGTCTATGTCCGGTAGGGACGGACGGTTTTCATTTCACAATATATGTCGCTGGCGACGGCTCTTTTTTTGCTGGTCGTGATGCGTCGGTGTTCCAGTATGGTGAATCGGTTGAAGTCTTGTTAAGAGCCATCTGTAACGGTGTTCGCCCTACGAAAATTTCCGAGTGGATTATTGAATAG